In Sphingomonas panacisoli, one genomic interval encodes:
- a CDS encoding circularly permuted type 2 ATP-grasp protein, whose protein sequence is MAVGPAFDEIMGTAGSRQPRAALAALGDWLDTTDSAELRRRQQSAEATFRQLGITFAVYGDEDASERIIPFDIVPRVFLKDEWDRLSEGLVQRVEAINLFLDDIYGERKILKEGILPNDLIFGNAQFRPEIAGMRPPHGIWAHICGIDLVRTGPDDFFVLEDNARTPSGVSYMLENREAMLRLCPELFRQFRVAAVDSYPDRLLQTMKSVAPEHTGNNPVCVVLTPGHYNSAYYEHSFLADSMGVELVEAADLIVDDDIVWMRTIAGRVKVDVIYRRIDDDFLDPLVFRPDSALGVRGLIAAYAAGNVAIINAPGNGIADDKAIYSYMPEIVRYYTGADAKLPNVQTFRCREPEALQYTLDHLEELVVKLVDGSGGYGMLVGPTASKDEIANFRAALVAEPQRYIAQPTLALSTVPTLVEQGLAPRHVDFRPFVLTGSKGIQVVPGGLTRVALREGSLVVNSSQGGGTKDSFVLMDNGPSQSQAQS, encoded by the coding sequence ATGGCAGTAGGACCGGCGTTCGACGAGATCATGGGTACGGCCGGATCACGCCAGCCGCGCGCCGCGCTCGCCGCGCTCGGGGACTGGCTCGACACCACCGACTCCGCCGAACTCCGCCGCCGCCAGCAATCCGCCGAGGCCACGTTCCGCCAGCTCGGCATCACCTTCGCGGTCTATGGCGACGAGGATGCGAGCGAGCGGATCATCCCATTCGATATCGTCCCGCGCGTGTTCCTGAAGGATGAATGGGATCGATTGTCCGAAGGGCTGGTCCAGCGCGTCGAGGCGATCAACCTGTTCCTCGACGACATCTATGGCGAGCGGAAGATCCTGAAGGAGGGGATTCTTCCCAACGACTTGATCTTCGGCAATGCACAATTCCGCCCTGAGATCGCGGGAATGCGGCCGCCGCACGGCATCTGGGCGCACATCTGCGGGATCGACCTGGTGCGGACCGGGCCGGACGATTTCTTCGTGCTGGAGGACAATGCGCGCACCCCGTCGGGCGTCAGCTACATGCTCGAAAATCGCGAGGCGATGCTGCGGCTGTGCCCCGAACTCTTCCGTCAGTTCCGCGTGGCGGCAGTAGACTCTTATCCCGACCGCCTGCTCCAGACGATGAAGTCGGTCGCGCCCGAGCATACCGGCAACAATCCGGTCTGCGTCGTGCTGACGCCGGGGCACTATAATTCGGCCTATTACGAGCACAGCTTCCTCGCCGATTCGATGGGGGTCGAGCTGGTCGAAGCCGCCGACCTGATCGTCGACGACGATATCGTATGGATGCGGACGATCGCCGGGCGAGTGAAGGTCGACGTCATCTATCGCCGGATCGACGACGATTTCCTCGATCCGTTGGTGTTCCGTCCGGATTCGGCACTGGGCGTGCGCGGGCTGATCGCGGCCTATGCCGCGGGCAACGTCGCGATCATCAATGCGCCGGGCAACGGCATCGCCGACGACAAGGCGATCTACAGCTACATGCCCGAAATCGTGCGCTATTATACCGGCGCCGACGCGAAGCTGCCCAACGTCCAGACCTTCCGGTGCCGCGAGCCCGAAGCGTTGCAATATACGCTCGATCATCTCGAAGAATTGGTGGTGAAATTGGTGGACGGATCGGGCGGGTACGGGATGCTGGTCGGGCCGACCGCGTCGAAGGACGAGATCGCCAATTTCCGCGCGGCGTTGGTCGCCGAGCCGCAACGCTACATCGCGCAGCCGACGCTCGCGCTGTCGACGGTCCCGACTTTGGTGGAGCAGGGTCTCGCCCCGCGCCATGTCGATTTCCGACCGTTCGTCCTGACGGGATCGAAGGGCATCCAGGTCGTACCCGGCGGCCTGACCCGCGTCGCTTTGCGCGAGGGGTCGCTGGTCGTGAACTCGTCGCAGGGCGGCGGGACCAAGGATAGTTTCGTGCTGATGGACAACGGTCCTTCGCAATCACAGGCGCAGAGCTGA
- a CDS encoding alpha-E domain-containing protein, with protein sequence MLSRTASSLYWLGRYVERADFIARLVEATVRLDVLSPRPAGEVAWGSALAVIDAADAFKASGANLTQQSVARFLTLDTSHPGSIVSCLDRARNNARAVRTALTRDAWTGINRAWLIFDGRSSPGGATATMNLIEAVKAETRGFEGAIHHMLKNQATWFIRLGQAVERADNTARLLDVKYHILLPAGETVGGVVDRDQWTTILQTVSAVTAYRWLYNDGLQPANVIDLLIARHELPRSLAASADETVELLSQLAKRTGHHGEADRMARARHTRIAKTRSADIIVNGLHQYLEAFIEENAKLHFAIGRQFKFS encoded by the coding sequence ATGCTGTCGCGGACAGCCTCGTCGCTCTACTGGCTCGGGCGATACGTCGAACGCGCCGATTTCATCGCGCGGCTGGTCGAGGCGACCGTGCGGCTCGATGTCCTTTCGCCGCGCCCGGCGGGCGAGGTCGCGTGGGGCAGCGCCCTCGCGGTGATCGATGCCGCCGACGCGTTCAAGGCGAGCGGCGCGAACCTGACCCAGCAGTCGGTCGCGCGCTTCCTGACGCTCGACACCAGCCATCCGGGGTCGATCGTCAGCTGCCTAGATCGCGCGCGGAACAATGCGCGCGCGGTTCGCACCGCGCTCACCCGCGACGCTTGGACCGGGATAAACCGTGCGTGGCTGATCTTCGACGGCCGCTCGTCGCCGGGCGGTGCCACCGCGACGATGAACCTGATCGAAGCGGTCAAGGCTGAGACGCGCGGGTTCGAGGGTGCGATCCATCACATGCTCAAGAACCAGGCCACGTGGTTCATCCGGTTGGGCCAGGCAGTCGAGCGCGCCGACAACACCGCGCGCCTGCTCGACGTCAAATACCATATCCTGCTGCCCGCCGGAGAAACCGTCGGCGGCGTGGTCGACCGCGACCAATGGACGACGATCCTGCAGACGGTGTCCGCCGTCACCGCTTACCGCTGGCTCTACAATGACGGGTTGCAGCCGGCGAACGTCATCGACCTGTTGATCGCGCGCCACGAGCTGCCGCGCAGCTTGGCGGCGTCGGCGGACGAAACCGTGGAGTTGCTATCGCAGCTCGCCAAGCGCACCGGGCATCACGGCGAGGCCGACCGCATGGCCCGCGCGCGGCATACGCGCATCGCCAAGACGCGCTCGGCCGACATCATCGTCAACGGGCTCCACCAATATCTCGAAGCGTTCATCGAAGAGAATGCGAAGCTCCACTTCGCGATCGGCCGGCAGTTCAAGTTCTCCTGA
- a CDS encoding LysR family transcriptional regulator translates to MKLPDFEAWAIFATVAEHRSFSAAADALGVSKATVSKAITRLEASLGTSLFHRTSRRLTLTESGITLSDHAQRILAEGHAAEETAHDAASAPAGMIRVAAPMTFGIAYVAPAIADFMTAHPAVQIDLRLSDAKVDIVADGIDLALRIADLPDSSLRARRLAPVETRVVAAPAYLERHGRPRHPLDLGEHDIFAYANVPSTTWTFRGPDGAEVAVRPNGRFTTDSGDAMLPLLHAGLGIARLPDFIVDTEIAAGRLEAILTEWTGPATALHLVTPPSPLRPVRVELLIDFLAERFRQLCASRA, encoded by the coding sequence ATGAAGCTCCCCGATTTCGAGGCATGGGCCATTTTCGCTACCGTCGCGGAGCATCGCTCGTTCAGCGCCGCCGCCGACGCGCTCGGCGTGTCCAAGGCGACGGTGTCGAAGGCGATCACGCGGTTGGAAGCGTCGCTCGGCACGTCGCTGTTCCACCGCACGTCGCGCCGGCTGACGCTGACCGAGAGCGGCATCACGCTGTCCGATCACGCCCAGCGCATCCTCGCCGAGGGACACGCCGCGGAGGAAACCGCGCACGACGCGGCCAGCGCGCCCGCGGGCATGATCCGCGTCGCCGCGCCGATGACGTTCGGCATCGCCTATGTCGCACCCGCCATCGCCGACTTCATGACGGCGCATCCGGCGGTGCAGATCGACCTCAGACTGTCCGACGCGAAGGTGGATATCGTCGCTGACGGGATCGACCTCGCGCTGCGTATCGCCGATCTGCCCGACAGCTCACTGCGCGCGCGCCGCCTCGCCCCGGTCGAGACGCGCGTCGTCGCCGCGCCCGCCTACCTCGAACGCCATGGCCGCCCGCGCCATCCGCTCGATCTCGGCGAGCACGACATATTTGCCTATGCCAACGTGCCGAGCACGACCTGGACCTTCCGCGGCCCTGACGGTGCCGAAGTCGCCGTGCGGCCGAACGGGCGCTTTACCACCGACAGCGGCGATGCGATGCTGCCGTTGCTTCATGCGGGACTGGGGATCGCGCGCTTGCCGGATTTTATCGTCGATACGGAGATTGCGGCGGGCCGGCTCGAGGCAATCCTGACCGAATGGACGGGGCCCGCGACCGCGCTGCATCTCGTTACGCCGCCCAGCCCTTTGCGCCCGGTCCGCGTCGAATTGCTGATCGACTTCCTCGCGGAACGGTTCCGTCAGCTGTGCGCCAGCCGCGCGTGA
- a CDS encoding amidohydrolase, which produces MIGSFRKLFAAAVALSMVATPALADGVIDNVNGMTMDAKGQVIHFTGIVIGRDGKVVKLLQSGDKRPERPDWLSNQKGRTLLPGFIDAHGHVLELGFRALELDLSATKSLDEAKAKIAAYVAANPEKKWIIGGGWNQEKWGLGRFPTAADLDSVVGDRPVWLSRADGHASWANSAAIKAAGVTAKTATPDGGRIEKTGAEPSGVFVDSAQGLIDKVVPQPLPKERDFALQKAQEILLAFGITATSDMGTSMDDWLAMRRMGDRGALMVRIMSYGAGIETAIRVGGNGPTPWLYGDRLRMGGVKLYADGALGSRGAWLLKPYSDAPGQSGAGFMSDTLIQNLMSRAAMDGYQVAVHAIGDKANRQVLDAIEALSPTYKGDRRWRIEHAQIIDPADLPRFATLKVIASMQPTHATSDMKMAEARLGADRLAGGYAWATMLKNGVPLAFGSDYPVESPDPWAGWAAAFTRQDANGEPFGGWRPEEKVTREQAWWAFTAGGAYAGFAEDKFGRLAPGQAADFIIVDRDPFLSSPTDLRATKVEETWIGGQKVYVRKQ; this is translated from the coding sequence ATGATCGGATCGTTTCGCAAATTGTTCGCCGCGGCCGTCGCGCTGTCGATGGTCGCGACCCCGGCGCTCGCCGATGGGGTGATCGACAACGTCAACGGCATGACGATGGACGCCAAGGGACAGGTGATCCATTTCACTGGCATCGTGATCGGCCGCGACGGCAAGGTCGTGAAGCTGCTCCAGTCGGGTGACAAGCGGCCCGAGCGACCGGATTGGCTGTCCAATCAGAAGGGTCGGACGTTGCTGCCCGGGTTCATCGACGCGCACGGACATGTACTCGAACTCGGCTTCCGCGCGCTCGAACTCGATCTGTCGGCCACCAAGTCGCTCGACGAGGCCAAGGCCAAGATCGCCGCTTATGTCGCCGCCAATCCGGAAAAAAAGTGGATCATCGGCGGCGGGTGGAACCAGGAGAAATGGGGTCTCGGCCGCTTTCCCACCGCCGCCGATCTCGACAGCGTCGTCGGGGATCGCCCGGTCTGGCTGAGCCGCGCCGACGGCCATGCCTCTTGGGCCAACAGCGCCGCGATCAAGGCGGCAGGCGTAACCGCCAAGACCGCGACCCCCGACGGCGGCCGCATCGAAAAGACGGGCGCCGAGCCGTCCGGCGTGTTCGTCGATTCGGCGCAAGGCTTGATCGACAAGGTCGTGCCGCAGCCACTGCCCAAGGAACGCGACTTCGCGTTGCAGAAGGCGCAGGAGATCCTGCTCGCGTTCGGCATCACCGCGACGTCGGACATGGGCACGTCGATGGATGATTGGCTCGCGATGCGCCGCATGGGCGATCGCGGTGCGCTGATGGTGCGGATCATGAGCTACGGCGCGGGTATCGAGACCGCGATCCGCGTCGGCGGCAACGGACCGACCCCGTGGCTGTACGGCGACCGCCTGCGGATGGGCGGGGTGAAGCTCTACGCCGACGGCGCGCTCGGGTCGCGCGGGGCGTGGCTGCTCAAGCCGTATAGCGACGCGCCGGGCCAATCGGGCGCGGGGTTCATGAGCGACACGCTGATCCAGAATTTGATGAGCCGCGCCGCGATGGACGGCTATCAGGTCGCGGTCCATGCGATCGGCGACAAGGCAAACCGTCAGGTCCTCGACGCGATCGAGGCGTTATCGCCGACCTATAAGGGCGACCGCCGCTGGCGGATCGAGCATGCCCAGATCATCGACCCCGCCGACCTGCCGCGCTTCGCGACGCTGAAGGTGATCGCGTCGATGCAGCCCACGCACGCGACGTCGGACATGAAGATGGCCGAAGCGCGGCTAGGCGCCGACCGGCTGGCCGGCGGCTATGCTTGGGCGACGATGCTCAAGAACGGCGTGCCGTTGGCGTTCGGTAGCGACTATCCGGTCGAAAGCCCCGATCCCTGGGCGGGCTGGGCGGCGGCGTTCACGCGCCAGGACGCCAATGGCGAACCGTTCGGCGGCTGGCGCCCCGAGGAAAAGGTGACGCGCGAACAGGCTTGGTGGGCGTTCACCGCGGGCGGCGCCTATGCCGGGTTCGCCGAAGACAAGTTCGGCCGCCTCGCGCCGGGCCAGGCCGCCGATTTCATCATCGTCGATCGCGACCCGTTCCTGTCGAGCCCCACCGACCTCCGCGCGACGAAGGTAGAGGAAACGTGGATCGGCGGGCAGAAGGTGTACGTGCGCAAGCAATAG
- a CDS encoding threonine ammonia-lyase: MTSPIPVTIDDIRAAHDRIRANIVRTPTFISKTLSDLTGATVYLKFENLQFTAAYKERGALNTLLLLDDEARSKGVIAASAGNHAQGLAYHANRLGIPSTIVMPTNTPTVKVVQTEGHGATVILEGDTFDAAYAHARELEAERGYTFVHPFDDPRIVAGAGTVAIEMLEDVPTIDTFITPIGGGGLISGMAVVAKAADHPVHVIGVEAELFPSMYNRIKGTQYPCGGDTLAEGIAVKEPGGITSAIVRELVDDILLVSERNLEHAVSLLLQIEKSVVEGAGAAGLAALLDHPERFAGHTVGVVLCGGNIDTRLLANVLLRDLARSGRLARLRIKLQDQPGALFNVARIFHEQRINIIEVYHQRVFTSLPAKGLITDIECEARDRDHLDRLIAALKAADYEVHPVELA; this comes from the coding sequence ATGACCTCCCCCATCCCCGTCACGATCGACGACATCCGTGCCGCGCACGATCGCATCCGCGCCAACATCGTCCGCACGCCGACCTTCATCAGCAAGACGCTGAGCGACCTGACTGGCGCGACGGTCTATCTGAAGTTCGAGAACCTGCAGTTCACCGCAGCCTATAAGGAGCGCGGGGCGCTCAACACGTTGCTGTTGCTCGACGACGAGGCGCGATCGAAGGGCGTCATCGCGGCGTCGGCCGGCAATCACGCGCAGGGGCTCGCCTATCACGCCAACCGGCTGGGTATCCCGTCGACCATCGTCATGCCGACCAACACGCCGACGGTGAAGGTCGTCCAGACCGAAGGTCACGGTGCGACGGTAATCCTGGAAGGCGATACGTTCGACGCCGCCTATGCGCATGCCCGCGAACTCGAGGCCGAACGCGGCTACACCTTCGTCCACCCGTTCGACGATCCGCGCATCGTCGCGGGCGCCGGGACGGTCGCGATCGAAATGCTGGAGGACGTGCCGACGATCGACACGTTCATCACGCCGATCGGGGGCGGCGGGCTGATCAGCGGGATGGCGGTCGTGGCGAAAGCAGCCGACCACCCGGTGCACGTCATCGGCGTCGAAGCCGAACTGTTCCCGTCGATGTACAACCGCATCAAGGGCACCCAATATCCCTGCGGCGGCGACACGCTGGCGGAAGGCATCGCGGTCAAGGAGCCAGGCGGAATCACCTCGGCAATCGTCCGCGAATTGGTCGACGACATCCTGTTGGTCAGCGAGCGCAACCTGGAGCATGCGGTCAGCCTGCTGCTACAGATCGAGAAATCGGTGGTCGAAGGTGCGGGCGCGGCCGGCTTGGCGGCGTTGCTCGATCACCCCGAGCGATTCGCCGGACACACCGTCGGCGTCGTATTGTGCGGCGGCAATATCGATACGCGATTGCTTGCCAACGTACTGCTACGCGACCTCGCGCGGTCGGGCCGGCTGGCGCGGCTGCGGATCAAGCTGCAGGATCAGCCGGGCGCGCTGTTCAATGTCGCGCGCATTTTCCACGAACAGCGCATCAACATCATCGAGGTCTATCACCAGCGCGTGTTCACCTCGTTGCCGGCCAAGGGTCTGATCACCGACATCGAGTGCGAAGCGCGCGACCGCGACCATCTCGACCGTCTGATCGCCGCGCTGAAGGCCGCCGACTACGAAGTTCACCCGGTCGAACTGGCATAA
- a CDS encoding transglutaminase domain-containing protein — protein sequence MRIAIDHTLTVAFPFPRPSVALSLRVTPEDHHDQTVSGWRIWPDCDARLRTTRDGYGNVLTMVYAEGPIDGIEFHVTGEVFTGPSNGILSAAHPEPLPPELFLRPGADAVPELTALAVDAGVADDAVERLHLANVALYRRADAVAADILAASFVAAARRLARPARCVSGYLAQGSGSRPHVWAEAYVDGIGWVGFDPVLGLSAGEDHARVASALDLTGIAMVSGV from the coding sequence ATGCGGATTGCGATCGATCACACGCTGACCGTCGCGTTTCCGTTCCCCCGTCCGTCCGTCGCGCTGTCGCTTCGCGTGACGCCGGAGGATCATCACGATCAGACGGTGTCGGGGTGGCGGATCTGGCCCGATTGCGACGCGCGGTTGCGGACGACGCGGGATGGGTACGGCAATGTCCTGACGATGGTTTATGCCGAGGGGCCGATCGACGGCATCGAATTTCACGTGACGGGCGAGGTGTTTACCGGCCCGTCGAACGGCATCCTCAGCGCGGCGCATCCGGAGCCGTTGCCGCCGGAACTCTTTCTGAGGCCGGGCGCCGATGCCGTGCCCGAACTGACCGCGCTGGCGGTCGATGCAGGGGTCGCCGACGACGCGGTCGAGCGGTTGCACCTCGCCAACGTCGCGCTGTATCGCCGTGCCGATGCGGTCGCAGCCGATATTCTGGCGGCATCTTTCGTCGCCGCGGCGCGGCGGCTGGCTCGTCCCGCGCGGTGCGTGTCGGGTTATCTGGCGCAAGGCAGCGGATCGCGCCCGCATGTCTGGGCGGAAGCCTATGTCGACGGGATCGGCTGGGTCGGGTTCGATCCGGTGCTCGGCCTGTCGGCGGGCGAAGACCACGCCCGCGTCGCGAGCGCGCTGGACCTGACCGGGATCGCGATGGTCAGCGGGGTCTAG
- the ctrA gene encoding response regulator transcription factor CtrA: MRVLLIEDEPTTAKAIELMLTTEGFNVYTTDLGEEGLDLGKLYDYDIILLDLNLPDMHGYDVLKKLRVARVQTPVLILSGISEMDSKVRSFGFGADDYVTKPFHREELTARIHAVVRRSKGHSQSVIKTGKLAVNLDAKTVEVDGARVHLTGKEYAMLELLSLRKGTTLTKEMFLNHLYGGMDEPELKIIDVFICKLRKKLSLATDGENYIETVWGRGYVLREADEVVEAKVA; encoded by the coding sequence ATGCGCGTGCTGCTGATCGAAGACGAGCCGACGACCGCCAAGGCGATCGAGCTGATGCTCACGACCGAAGGCTTCAACGTCTACACGACCGACCTGGGCGAAGAGGGCTTGGACCTCGGCAAGCTCTATGATTACGACATCATCCTGCTCGACCTGAACCTGCCGGACATGCATGGTTACGACGTGCTCAAGAAATTGCGCGTTGCTCGTGTCCAGACGCCGGTGCTGATCCTGTCGGGCATCAGCGAGATGGACAGCAAGGTGCGCTCGTTCGGCTTCGGTGCCGACGATTACGTCACCAAGCCGTTCCACCGCGAAGAACTGACCGCGCGCATCCACGCCGTCGTCCGCCGTTCGAAGGGTCATTCACAGTCGGTGATCAAGACCGGCAAGCTGGCGGTGAATCTGGACGCCAAGACCGTCGAAGTCGACGGCGCCCGCGTCCACCTGACTGGCAAGGAATATGCGATGCTGGAGCTGCTCTCGCTCCGCAAGGGCACGACGCTGACCAAGGAAATGTTCCTGAACCACCTGTATGGCGGCATGGACGAGCCCGAACTCAAGATCATCGACGTCTTCATCTGCAAGCTGCGCAAGAAGCTCAGCCTGGCGACCGACGGCGAAAACTACATCGAGACCGTATGGGGCCGCGGCTACGTGCTGCGCGAAGCCGACGAGGTAGTCGAGGCGAAGGTCGCGTAA
- a CDS encoding pirin family protein, translating to MIDTDTKVERRPFDSLGHADHGWLDARHHFSFADYYDPARMSWGAIRVWNDDKIAPNSGFPPHPHRDMEIITYVRSGAITHQDSMGNVGKTEAGDVQVMSAGTGVRHAEYNLETEPTTLFQIWIEPKRLGGSPSWGAKPFPKGDRSGKFVTLASGFAEDTDALPIRADARVMAATVTAGDTLTHAVGEGRHAYLVPATGAIEIDGQRFDARDGVALSGGQTVTVTTLEDAEIVLVDAE from the coding sequence ATGATCGACACCGACACCAAAGTAGAACGCCGCCCCTTCGACAGCCTCGGCCATGCCGATCATGGTTGGCTCGATGCGCGCCACCATTTCAGCTTCGCCGACTATTATGACCCCGCCCGGATGAGCTGGGGCGCGATCCGCGTGTGGAACGACGACAAAATCGCCCCGAACAGCGGCTTTCCGCCGCATCCGCACCGCGACATGGAGATCATCACCTATGTCCGCTCGGGCGCGATCACGCATCAGGACTCGATGGGCAATGTCGGCAAGACCGAGGCCGGCGACGTCCAGGTGATGAGCGCGGGCACCGGCGTGCGGCATGCCGAATACAACCTCGAGACCGAACCGACGACGCTGTTCCAGATCTGGATCGAGCCGAAGCGGCTGGGCGGTTCGCCGAGCTGGGGCGCGAAGCCTTTCCCCAAGGGTGACCGCAGCGGCAAGTTCGTCACGCTGGCGAGCGGCTTTGCCGAGGATACCGACGCGCTGCCGATCCGTGCCGATGCGCGTGTCATGGCGGCGACCGTTACCGCGGGCGACACATTAACGCACGCGGTGGGCGAAGGGCGTCATGCGTATCTGGTCCCCGCGACCGGCGCGATCGAGATCGACGGTCAACGCTTCGATGCGCGTGACGGCGTTGCGCTGTCGGGCGGCCAGACGGTGACCGTCACAACACTGGAAGACGCCGAGATCGTCTTGGTCGACGCCGAATAA
- a CDS encoding arginyltransferase, producing the protein MTAPFRFPRFFVTSPSPCPYLPGRQERKVFTELNGPHAGELNDALGRIGFRRSQSVAYRPSCAGCSACVSVRVVTPDFKPNASQRKILRRHADLEVTACNPWATDEQFQLLRRYLGARHPAGGMTLMDDGDYADMVEQSPVNSVVVEYREPSLHGERGRLVGACLTDQQVDGLSMIYSFFVADEAERPGLGNFIIMDHIMRARAAGLPYVYLGYWVKGSARMAYKTRYRPLEVLGPNGWSILADENATYSPPIHPVEQALALSSEVA; encoded by the coding sequence GTGACCGCGCCTTTCCGTTTTCCGCGCTTTTTCGTGACCTCGCCGTCGCCGTGCCCCTATCTGCCGGGCCGGCAGGAGCGGAAGGTATTCACCGAACTCAACGGCCCGCATGCCGGCGAACTGAACGACGCGCTCGGCCGGATCGGGTTTCGCCGCAGCCAATCGGTCGCCTATCGCCCGAGCTGCGCGGGTTGCTCGGCATGCGTGTCGGTCCGCGTCGTCACCCCGGATTTCAAGCCCAACGCCAGCCAGCGCAAGATCCTGCGCCGCCACGCCGATCTGGAAGTCACGGCGTGCAACCCCTGGGCGACCGACGAGCAGTTCCAGTTGCTCCGCCGCTATCTCGGCGCGCGGCATCCCGCGGGCGGCATGACGTTGATGGATGACGGCGATTATGCCGACATGGTCGAACAGTCGCCGGTCAATTCGGTCGTGGTCGAATATCGCGAGCCCAGTCTGCATGGCGAGCGTGGCCGGCTGGTCGGCGCGTGTCTGACCGACCAGCAGGTCGACGGGCTCAGCATGATCTACAGCTTCTTCGTCGCGGATGAGGCGGAGCGGCCGGGGCTCGGCAATTTCATCATCATGGATCACATCATGCGCGCGCGCGCCGCAGGCTTGCCGTACGTGTATCTGGGCTATTGGGTGAAGGGGTCGGCGCGGATGGCGTACAAGACGCGCTATCGCCCGCTCGAGGTACTCGGGCCAAACGGCTGGTCGATCCTCGCCGACGAGAACGCGACCTATTCGCCGCCGATCCACCCGGTCGAACAGGCGCTCGCGCTGTCGAGCGAAGTCGCCTAG
- a CDS encoding AI-2E family transporter: protein MKRLTPDADDARFIRRVFLVILIGALTIALYRVGTLLILAFGSVLGAITIHAIAERLHRHLRVPARHAIGLAMLAALAATGFLIWLLTAQFGAQINALIVETPQLLTRLAAWMSQSAVGAKIVEAVQTGYAGAQATQDLGQIARGGTDAVLNTILLIVGAMFFAIEPQRYRDGLLLLLPRGKRGAFGDAFDDLGRNLRLWLRAQIILMLLMGTSIGIGLWLSGVPSAAALGLLAGMSEFIPYIGPTVAMLPALGLAANTGTGPLIGAIVTYAIVRIVQDLIVTPIIQNRVIAIPPAITLFAMVGIGYIFGLTGLVFAAPLLVAIFALTHSLYVRETLGENTDRVD from the coding sequence GTGAAGCGGCTCACGCCCGACGCCGACGATGCGCGGTTCATCCGCCGGGTTTTCCTGGTCATCCTGATCGGCGCGCTGACGATCGCGCTCTACCGCGTCGGCACATTGCTGATCCTGGCCTTCGGATCGGTGCTGGGCGCGATCACCATTCACGCCATCGCCGAACGGCTGCATCGCCATCTGCGCGTACCTGCACGTCACGCAATCGGGCTCGCAATGCTGGCGGCGCTGGCTGCCACCGGGTTCCTGATCTGGCTGCTCACCGCGCAATTCGGCGCGCAGATCAACGCGCTGATCGTCGAAACGCCGCAGTTGCTTACCCGCCTCGCCGCCTGGATGTCGCAATCGGCGGTGGGCGCGAAGATCGTGGAGGCGGTCCAGACCGGTTACGCAGGCGCGCAGGCGACGCAGGATTTGGGGCAAATCGCGCGGGGCGGCACCGACGCGGTGCTCAACACGATCCTGCTGATCGTCGGCGCAATGTTCTTCGCAATCGAACCGCAACGCTATCGCGACGGGCTGTTGCTGCTGCTGCCCAGGGGCAAGCGCGGCGCGTTCGGCGACGCGTTCGACGATCTCGGCCGCAACCTGCGGCTGTGGCTGCGCGCGCAGATCATCCTGATGCTGCTGATGGGCACGTCGATCGGCATCGGTTTGTGGCTGTCGGGCGTGCCGTCCGCTGCCGCGCTGGGACTGCTCGCGGGGATGAGCGAGTTCATTCCCTATATCGGGCCGACCGTCGCGATGCTGCCCGCGTTAGGTCTCGCCGCGAACACCGGAACGGGCCCGCTGATCGGCGCGATCGTGACCTATGCGATCGTCCGGATCGTCCAGGATTTGATCGTCACACCGATCATCCAGAATCGTGTCATCGCGATTCCGCCGGCGATCACGTTGTTCGCGATGGTCGGCATCGGTTATATTTTCGGGCTCACCGGGCTAGTTTTTGCTGCGCCGTTGCTGGTCGCGATTTTCGCGCTCACGCACTCGTTGTACGTCCGTGAGACACTCGGCGAAAACACCGATAGGGTCGATTGA